A window of the Lolium perenne isolate Kyuss_39 chromosome 7, Kyuss_2.0, whole genome shotgun sequence genome harbors these coding sequences:
- the LOC127316413 gene encoding uncharacterized protein: protein MEQALRGHKPVEAAGRRPSPPARFTALELAAAELLVHLSESSCSTGAAFTPHGSGTAASVCYSSSSSPRSVNAPPAAPALDDLVVHAMKEDHDDDDEQELGGRPRRKRRCRSVADIYDATQPCGARRRKAKVGADAGGTM from the coding sequence ATGGAGCAAGCCCTCCGTGGCCATAAGCCGGTCGAGGCGGCCGGGCGCAGGCCGTCCCCGCCGGCGCGGTTCACGGCGCTGGAGCTCGCGGCGGCCGAGCTGCTCGTCCACCTCAGCGAGAGCAGCTGCTCCACCGGCGCGGCCTTCACCCCGCATGGATCGGGGACGGCAGCGTCGGTGTGctactcctcgtcctcctccccgCGGTCCGTCAACGCGCCGCCCGCCGCACCCGCGTTAGACGACCTCGTCGTTCACGCGATGAAAGAGgaccacgacgacgatgacgagcaGGAGCTGGGCGGGAGGCCGCGGAGGAAGAGGAGGTGCCGATCGGTCGCGGATATCTACGACGCCACCCAGCCGTGTGGGGCGCGCCGGAGGAAGGCTAAGGTCGGCGCCGACGCCGGCGGCACGATGTAG